In Microbulbifer pacificus, the genomic stretch TGTATAAAATCATCGATACCAGGCGCGCGGGGTCCAGCGTGGCCGGTTCAAATCGCTGCAGCAGCACCTTGGCGAGGTCGTCCAGCTGACACCCCAGTGCCTCCCCCAGCAGTTCCCGTATCACCAGGTTTGCAACCAATGGATCCATGGGCAATAACGGCGTGCCGCACAATGGCTGCAGCATATCGTTGATTTCTTCCATGGTTCGATGAGCAAGATACGCCTCGTCCAGAATCGAACCCAGGCCGTGCTCGTAAGGTTGGCGCTCGGGAATTTCGCTGAAACTGTGCAGTACCAGTTCTCGCACCGGAAAAAAATCGAGACCACCGGCCTGGCACAACTGCTCCAATCGTTGTAACCAGCCGGGAATAACCTGGATGTAGCGAATTACGAAACAGGTCAGATGGAGGGGGGCATCACGCTGAGGCAATTGGATGCTGCGGTGGAGATCGGGAAGGGTATTGTGCAGTGAGCGGCGGAAGCGGCCTCTGGCCTGTTCCGCGGCGACCGCACGATCGATGCACTGTTGAATCAGTTGGTAATGGTCAGACATACATCAAAACGAAAACGGCGAAACCGCCTCCCCGTTTCTTTGTCTGCTGAACCCCCGTGGCTCATATTTGAGCCTTGCTCTAGAGAGCGGACAAGACTGCTTAACGTTGGAAGAGGAACCTATACCGTGCTCCAATTACAGCCAATAGTTGTTTTTAGTGTAGTTGTAAAAATAGACCATTAATCCGAGAGATCGTGCGACAAACCACAGAAACAGGCTGAGCCAGACGCCAGTGTTGTCAAATTGTCGGGTAAACCACCAACAGGGTAGAAACACGATGACCGTGGCGACAAACATGGTGTCACGCATCTGCCGGCTTTTGCCGGCCCCGATGAACACTCCGTCCAGCTGATAGCTCCAGACCGCCACCAGGGGCAGGGCACAGAGCCAGGGGTAAAACGCGTTTGCCGTATCCAATACCGCGGGAATGTCTGTAAACAACGGCAAAATCCAGCTCCCGCCAAACAGGAGCGCGGCGGTGACTACCAGCGCCGATCCCAGCGCCCACACGCCGGCAGCGGTAGTGGTGCGCCGGAACTGTACCGCCGAACCGCGCCCGATCGCGCGCCCCACCAGGGATTCGGTAGCGTGGGCGAAACCATCCAGTGCGTATGACGTCATCATCAACAACTGCAGCTGCCAGTACGGTATCGCCCTGTGCCGCGCCCTGGGCAGTGAAAAATGCCAGGGTGAACAGCAACAGGCAGGTTCGGAAGAACAGATCGCGGTTGATTCGCAACAGTTCTCGCCAGGGTGCCACCGCCTGCCAGGGCCAGAAGTCGGGTGAGGCCAACACTTCCCCCATCTCCCGCTGCACATCGCCGTGGCGCTTCCCCAGCAACCACCACCCCAGGGTAAAACTGCACAGATCGGCGCCGACGGATGCCCAGGCGGCACCGCGCGCGCCCATACCAAGCGCCAGGATCAACAGAAGGTCTAACAGGATGTTCAGCAGGTTGGCGGTGACCAGAATGGCCAGTGGTGTGCGACTGTCCTGGCGGCCGATGAAAAAACCCAACAGGGCGAAATTCGCCAGTGCAACCGGCGCGCTGAGCAGTCGGATCTGCAGGTAGTCGCGGGCGTGGGGCGCCGCCTCGGCGCTGGCATTCATCCACTGGGTTATCAGGGGTAACAGTGGCGATGCCAGCAGCAACAGCCCGCTGCCCAGCCCGCCGGCGAGGCACAGGGAGCGGAGCAACCAGCGGGTACCGCTGTCATGGGCGCGCGCGACCAGCCCGGTGGTCCCCATGCGCAGAAAACCGAAGGCCCACAGCAGCATCGAAATCACGCTCGCACCGATGGCGACACCGGAAAGATATTCCGGGCTCGGCAGGTGGCCGAGCACCGCGGTATCTACCGCACCGAGAAGCGGCACGGTGATGTTGCTCAAAATCATGGGCCAGGCGAGATGCCAGACCCTCCGGTAGGGGGCGGAGGCGCGGCGCGAAACTCCTCTCTGTCGCAGCGGTAAAAAAGCCGGAAATTTTTTCATGCGGCGTGGCGGTTAATTGACTTTCTTCTGGTGATGTGTTTCTTTTGGTCAGTGCTAGATGCGACAAAAAGACACAGGTTGTTGGTTGTACCTTCCGGGCGACGACATCTGAAGTAAAAATAAACAAGTTGCACTGACGGCAGTATCGCGCAGCTGCGGCCGCCCCCGGTTGTGCGAACAGTGTATGTAGTCTTGGTTTACTACAGCATGTCCACATTTTCGTGTGTGGATTCCCCTCGATTTTCCGATCGGGGCAGACTCCAGTTCTCCCTGCAGCCAACCGCTGTTACAGGGCTTTGCTATCTTGATGGTTGCAGCAATGCCACCGCGGGAAAGCGGCTCGTGAGAATAACAAACATGGAGATCTGCAGGCGATGTTGATTGGCTTCAAACGGCTGTTCGCCTTCCTGACCCTCTCGGCCATTGCACCAGTGATTTTTGCCCAGGAAGCTGCGCAGGAAATCTCACAGGAAGCATCACCGGAAGCTTCCGAAGGTGTCGCGCGCTGGGGGGTCAATATGACCCAGGGGGTAACCGAAGTTTCCCGTACCACTTACGATCTGCACATGCTGATTTTCTGGATCTGCGTGGCGATCGGTATTGTGGTGTTCGGGGTGATGTTTTACAGCATGTGGCGTCACCGCAAGAGCAAGGGGTATCAGGCCGCGCAGTTTCACGAAAGCACCCTGGTGGAACTCGCCTGGACTATTGTGCCAACCCTGATTCT encodes the following:
- a CDS encoding MATE family efflux transporter, whose product is MMTSYALDGFAHATESLVGRAIGRGSAVQFRRTTTAAGVWALGSALVVTAALLFGGSWILPLFTDIPAVLDTANAFYPWLCALPLVAVWSYQLDGVFIGAGKSRQMRDTMFVATVIVFLPCWWFTRQFDNTGVWLSLFLWFVARSLGLMVYFYNYTKNNYWL